In Glycine soja cultivar W05 chromosome 10, ASM419377v2, whole genome shotgun sequence, the genomic stretch GTGGACAATAATATCCTCCAAGTAACAAAAATCGGTTTTGGTGGCAGTGAGCCTATATAGAGCAATGAAGTGACAGTACAGTGGAAGATAGAAGATTCTTATTAAATCAGCCAAGCAGAGGAAACGGTTTGAACTTCAACAGGAAAAGAAATCACAAGAGATGATGgataaaattgaaatgatacTTGAATTTGGATCATGTGACAAAAACATATCCCCACAAGAGATTATGTTTATTTGTAATAAAGTGAAAGAATTTAACAGCGCCCCACCATCAATAAAAGAATTCAAGCTCCCCATGTCTCCCCCACCTTCCCTTTCCAAATCAATCTCCAATGCCAAGCACCGTATTTGTAGCCAAAACTACTCTTGACAGTTACCAAATCATAAACTATAGAAGTGTGTCTCAAAAACAATccccaaaagaaaaaaggaacagTTAAGCTTGATCTTCAGTATGTAACTAGTCTAAACATATGGAATATGATCTTAATTGTAGCTAAATATCATTCAATTTAGGATATGAAGCCCATTTTCAAGTAACAAGGTCATCACAAAATAGAAATAACGCATACTGAAATAGAATCATTCTACTAAGCAGCAGGTAAATTACACTCAGCAACCCGCGTTTTAACAACTAATGACATATGGTAAATCGTAGGAATACACAAAACTCCTCAAAGTAAGGTTTTAATCAAAATCCAgaacagttaaaaaaaattattgcaacCGTAAACCCTAAAAGCAAGAAATCTGATCTGAGAGAAAACCTCAAATTTTCATTTGGGGGCGGGGGTGCCGAGGAGGCTGGCCTGCTGGAGCTCGAGGTCGTTGAGCTGCTGCTCGCGGTCCATCTCGACGATCAGAGGGACGACGAGGACGAGGAAGGTGGTGCCGGCGATCCACGCGGCCTTGCCGGTGCTGCGGAGGAGCTTCTTGGCGACGAATGCGGCGTCGACGGCGGCTTCCTTGCCGCGGGTGACGATGGAGGAGCGCGAGATCTTCGCCAGGACGGAGCCTGAGTTGTTGCTTGGTCTTTCTGGGAGTGAGACTCCACCTCTTCGGGACGCCATgggaatcaatcaatcaatcaatcaattaggGTTCTTCGCAATTTTGTTCTCACCCTAATTCTACAGCACTCACCACTCTCTCTTCTCCTTATACCCTTCTTATACCCTATAGTGTGACGTGGATACTACTGTTACCGTGCGATTTCACgccaattataattatattttttattttttttataaaatgtatcattgcattattattattatttaaatttatttttagtattatttattgattttttaaagatgattttatatattatggaataattttaaattattagaatgacagtaattttttatattgtatttaagaaaaaattgtgaacaaaaaacattacaaaaaaagaaaatatattcagaataaaaaataaactgatttttttatttgtaataattaGGATTATCTCCTCTCTTTTTTATGAGtcttaataattttaagagtgatttggaaaaataatatgaattatcaaataaattcaattatactaattaaataattttttttgtgaaataattaaaggaatttaggatatttttatatatatttgaatcataaatttgaaaatgtttcatctagtatattttttttttaattatatgattattattaaattattgcgtaatttttcatttattattattaacataaaaaaatagaattcaaAAGTTTCAacatacaataaattttaaaataatatttttgcaaTTAGCTAACAGTATCATGGAGTGCTCCACCTTACCTAATCGCTAATGGAACCACCAGAATCCACTTTACCTATATGTAACCGCCATTAGGTTTTTCATACATTAAGATTCTGCTTTTATAAGTAAAATGCCATAGTTCTTAGTACCAGTGTACCACTCATGTGATCTGAATTCTGAACAATTGGACCGACTTGGTGTTCAAGTAAAGAAATATAATTGCCACTTTTcagtttttcttgtttttttttttacttcttctttacTCATTTAACAGCAACGGCTTGGTTGTTGTGCATAGAGGCTGCCCTATATAAACCACAACAAGTTTCAACTTTTGAAGGGTTCCATTTTTTCAACACCAAATCTATTCCAAACTCTGATTTTAAACAGCACATATAAGTGAGTTTCCTTCACACATCTTCTCTATTGCAATGCTTAACAGAATCGTGTCAAAGTTCCCTTGTTCTATGTTCTTTCACTTTGCTTTTAACCAATCAAACTACAAATGATATTTGACACCATGTTCATATAGTTGCAATTGGGAAACCATCCTTTGGAATTTTCAATTACAAAAATGGCAGAAGATCCCTTTTCGTTTCATCCATTTTTCAATTCTTGTTAACAACgtacaatattttatttggttGTCATTCTGTGTATAGTTCTTGTCACTAGTATATATCATACAGTGTTAATCATTTCCCCCCACCTTTTATTTATGAACTTGTGTTGTTTTTTGAAGTGAATCCAAAGGTGAAAGTGAGAGTCCCAGAGCAAGAAGAAGAACTTGTTCATCCGGAAAACAATAGTGGAACTTGGATGTTTTCAAAGTTAATTGAGTTACTATACTTTAAAGGTAATTCCTTTGAATGTAGTTGGATTTGGTTTGTTTTAGCCACAATGTCTATCTCTTACCCTTGcaaatttcttttcttgaatTGTCTTCTAACATAACACTAAGTTCTTATCTTTGAGATCAGAAGAGaagaatcagaatcagaatgaaTGTCCACCCTCAATTTCCGAAAGCACAAAGGCTTGTACTCAACATGTAATAATGAGATCCACCCCTTCAACTAAAGGTTGAGATCTCCCTCACATATCTCTTTAACATTGCTTCTTTTGGTAAAGGTAGAAACTGGagtagattttgatgatgtttcAACTTCCACAGGATTATTCAAGAGTATCAAACGAGTTGGTGAGAGTCCAAAAGTAAATGCAAGAGCTTGTTCTGTTATACGCCCACGTGCAGTCTTATCTAGTCCCGGTAATTGTTATTAGTGGGAAGAGAAAAATGCTAGTAATACACTCTCTTAACACTATTTTGAACTCATTATCTATCATTAGATGCGTTAGAGAATCTGTTGTTAGTACTTCTCTTGGTGGAAATTTCATGTTATgtgaagatagcacaaaaagtTGGAAACATAAACtgttatctttttttctcctaAGATACATGTTTTCACATCCAGCCAATATTCTAATAAATGGTATGAACTATCATTTTGCTTTCAGAAAATGATGGATTAATTGGAAGCATAAATGACTTGAACAACAGTGTATCTTCAGCTCGCAGAAAGAACGATGCAAAAGTGAAGATAGAAGGCCAAGCTAAAGTTTTGTCTATTCAGGTGAAGGAAGGAAAATATTCGGACAAGGAGGAATGTGAGGCATTCAACAAAGGCAAAACTCCTTCCAAAGTGCATGTTagaaacttttaatatttaagaGGCCATGCTTGAAAGAAGAGACATCAAAGAAGGTTCATTGAGTTGGGcttttataattacaatttgaaATAGGAAATTCTTATGAGAGTGAAGTTTTGGCCGATCATACATGCCAGTGCTTCTTTAGAGTGttctgtatttttaaaaaatctgacaatttgtaattttgtgtgAATTGACAATATCTTAAcgagtttaattattttcaacagGAAACACTAGTTGTTTCTCTTTCTATTACGAGCTCAGATAtccatcttttgtttttttagtttttattttatatttagtattatttttttgtctctatGTTTCACTTTTCATGGTCAAGTAACACTATTATGGAAgggaaagttaaaaaattataactaaaatctACTTCAGCTGGCGGATAAATTTGTTTATGATATCCAgaagaaattgttttcttaggtAGTCTGGTAAAGTAAACACTGGAATCTTAACATTTTCTTAAGTTATATACAGTAGACATAGCACATGATGCAGAAAGATCCAGAAAACCCCAGCACTAGATGCCTGCTAGCATAGTTGAATCATATTAGCTGCCTCTTCAATCATATTGAAATGTGTTGTCTATCCTTTCTATCTATTCACAACTTTCTTGAGCGCCCCTTAAAATTTACTTCATTATTTGTGTGCATGGACAAAAAATAAGTtgataaaacaaagaaaaatcttcCTTTTGTAATTAATGTCATGACTCTGTTATTATATTCTAAGGATATGAGAAAAAcgagaaaaaactaaaaaggttAATTAAAAAAGAGTGATTCACAATTAATTGAAGCAGGTGCTCCCACTGAAATTGTAGGATTGCACCCAACATCCTCCGTGCAGAAAGTTTGcgatttgaattttgaagtcTCAGAACTTCAGTGCTATCAAGCAAATAATgggaaaaaaatcaatataacatAATCACAAACCTTGAGTaactttgatatttttaatttggttgCTGTGTCACAAGGTAAATATACAGTACCTACAAAAGGTCACAGCCAATATGGATCATAAAGTtggaaaatagaaataaatgcCACAGATAGGGTACAACACACACAAACAGAAATCAACTTGTGGCATTACAACGTAGAACTTtctgaagtagaggagatattACAAGCAGGTTCTAGTGTAGGGGAAATGGTGTTTCCATTTctggttaattaaaaaaaaaaatctgtgtaTATACTTTCTGCACTTAAAGAGGTTCCAATGTCCTAAAGACCAGCCATTGTTTCCAATCACAAACACCATGAACCATGAGAAAAACAACTACTCAAACTCCCTAATTGTAGCAATTTTAggcttcaaatttcaaatttgaatacGGTTCACAGCAGATGTACCTTACAGAATTCCAACTACTTTAGTAAAATGTGAATCTTAGAAAAATATAGATCATCCTTTAAGTGCTTGAGGTCATCAGCTTCGATTTTTACCAAGCACGGTATGCTAATTTTCAATATTCTAATTCCAGCAATATGCCTTTCAaccttcaaaattcaaatctaCAGAAAAATCATATTCAATTATCTTGGACAGTTGTGgccaataattaaataattaaaacgatCCCACACACTATTTTTGCCAGCCATTCTTCCAACTTCGTCCTGTTTTCTCCTTCCATTCCAGATACTATCCACTATGAATTGCTCCTAGCAGCTAGGATGCCTATATTTAGAGTTTAGGgtgaataaattatattgttatatcaaatcaaatatgtACAGAGaaggtaaaaatatttatttacatcaGACCTTCCAACTTTTTTATATAGGGTTTGGTGTGAATAATAATTATACGAAGGTAAAAGATAaagtgatttaaatttaaaagagatATATGAATCACAATATGATTATCATTTTGCTAATGTATACACTCTTATTTTAGCATGTTGGGTaattaaaactttttcaaataaattatccaCGCCCACAAAGGAGGATCGTGAGAATACACACAAATATTATACCgtacaaacataataataaatataaaaatttaacatgatTTAACACCTTTTGTCTACGTCCACCAAATCGTCTTAAAAAGTATTTCACTACAAGTGTATCATTTTATAAACCCGAGTACTTCactcaatggttacaagaaatgataataCTCTCACACAAAGatatttttctctcaacaaagtgatTTTATTTCACAATTTTTCTTCTCACACACTTCATGTGTTATGTTTCTCCATtaattctcttctctatttatataGTGAAAATTGCTATCAGTTataataagaaattgaaataaaaacaacttcTAATGCATCCATTCAACTAAGGTTCATCTAGTAAAATACAATCTTTTACTTTACATTTAAACTacctaaattttaataataaaaattcaattcccaATATACATACACCTTTATCTTTTAACTTAAAACTCTACCTAATAAGCTACATCTCTTGATATATTTTGTTAAGAtaattttcagtcataatcagAGTTGGGTATGCTGGTAACCTGACTCCGCAAAGCCCGCAACTTGCAAAGTCCCActgaattcaaaaaataaaaagataacttgtGTTTGCCTGGGAGAGAAAAATGAGAATtggtaaaaacaaaaataaaaagacttaattgtatttttttctctatcacAATTgcgtaatttttatcttttatatctcAATTTGGTCTCTGAGTTACCAAAGTTGTaacatttttagtttcttaaatttcataatattgcgattgaaactaatttttttggGACAAATGATGCAACTGAACTTTGGAAACTGAAATTTTACCATTACAAAACTTAAGGGATCAAAAGTACaactaaataaaagaaaaaaaattaaaaaaaactattatttgttattatcttaaaaaaaatagagcagAAATCTATTACGAAAAgaatttgttattgttgttaccATTTATTTGTCAAtaaagatttttcttattttattaggaaGAAATAATcacctttctttgttttggttTATAAAGGAGTAAATTGTTTGGAAGCTAAAAGCAAAAATCAAAAGCAGCAAGCACGAACCAAAAGTTGTTATCAAAGAAAGAAACAGAGGTAAGGTCGCACTCATACATTTACGTGTGATAACACAACTAACAAGATTGGGCAAATTTATCGTGGAAACAGAAGAAATACATATAAATTGGTTTACAATTAAGTGCATGTTTTGACTTATAGTTAGAAATGTTAcaatgttcattttaatataaaataaaataaaaaacacaaaagaaaattttttgATCCgaccataaaataatttttgcctCAAACTTAGTTCTACAAAAACATGTTCATGTCAGCattggtaaaattaattttaaatataattgattttataaaattaattttaaaatgatgtaatttatatttaaatattttttattataaaatcaagtatttttttaaatgagaaaagaaaTGATATTAACCCAACTCCAAGCAATTACAGAAGCACAAGATGAGccaaaataatagaaattaagaGTTAACAGTaatattgaatataaaattttagatcccaacataaaatttattcaaaattactTGAATTtacaatcaatttaaaattattcatcaatgaaatcaaacaacctcaaaatcaaatttttaacttGAAACCTAATTCTCAAAATCCCTGTGTCCACACATAGGCACTGAACCGAAAGGGTTGTAAGGATGAGTGGGTCACGGTCTTGTGTGGTGGTCTTCAATTTTACTTTTCCCGAGTCGTGTGATGTCTGGTCCCACCTTTGTCCCCTTGTCGTTTGGAATGCATACCACACTCCCCCATTCTTtcagttttatatatttttatttctaacgcCCCGTTTTTGCAAATATCGATCTCTTCTCTTCTCACGTCTTCGCTCGCGCTGCttgtaaaatctaaaaaataataccATTAAATTACTTGCTCAGAAACATATTATATTACTACCAAAAACTTAATTCTTATCGTACCAAATAGACTTTGACCATTTGTTAATTGTTATCTCCTCGTGAGTCATTGCCTTTGATTTTTGGTGGGGAAGACTAATGATGACACACCCCAACTCATTTCTTCACcagtatataataattttatgaattttgctTCAAATCATTGGCTTTTTAGATGGTTaagataaattaagaaaataaaacaggAAGTTTTATTatatccattttaatttattatttagtaaattatggatgaaaaattattttttatcctatcctatttattaattagttcaaaagttaagaataataatattaacgATGAGATTGACAATAATGATGACATTAATAATAATAGCCATGATTAATAATATGAGGTGATGGAGATGATAATTGTAATaaatttgatgataataatCAAGTagtctcataaaaaatatttataattaaattttaatttaatcatctattatgttttaatttttatttaattgtcatTGTTAGTTGTTGCTGCATGTTTCTGTATAATCACACAAGcaattctctctctctatatatacaaCTTTGAGTAAATCTTATGTTTCACATTTTTTAAGTAActcaaactgatttttttttatcaaacaaaagAGATTTGGTTGATTTGTgagtttttaaaacttatttggtCAAAGAAACTACCTAAACTGTGTCTAATTCCAGTTCGTGTAGTTGTTTATTCgaaaatcattataattttaaaggtaCAGCTAATCAGGTATTTTCCTGGAAAAAAAAGCTAACCAtgtattttcctataaaaaaagcGAGCTAATCATGTAGTATTGAATTTGAGATTCAAATTTCTTACTAGaagcatttaaatttattttataaatattaaaaagagaCAGCAGAAAAttgtctttttttcttgttctttgaattgtttactttaaaatttgtgtacatagaacaaaataaaaaaaaaagtagatataattatatatgtgtaGGTGTGACATTGTGACTAATTAGTCAtgaaatatgattaattatcaaCGGGTTAATTCTTTTTAGAACGACTGATTCAAGAAAGAAATTGTGTTATTGATCCACtccaaaaaaaacattttagcaatCATTGAACCAAAAATTTTATGCAACATTACTCCTACAAAATTGAGGTAAAGGAAAATAACAAGAcaatctataaataaatataaataaaagaaaaatgtcttGAAAAGATAAATTTCGTTGTTTTGGCAGAGAACCTAGTTTACATcatattttatgatatttataatGTTCTTTGAAGTGTTACAAACATCTGCCATTTTCGATAACTACATATATATGAGAGTTATGGAAACACGCTTCCTTCATGAGCCGTTATCAAAGAATCTGAACATTTTTCCACATTTTTCATGAGTCGTTAACTTTCACTacttatttctctctctctctctttgttaGCAAACCATGATTTCATATACATTTATCCTTTGAAAAACTAATTGCAACTCTTTTTCACAGTTAAGGTTTGATTATGACACTTCTCGGTCTAATTTAATTGTGTTAGCCGTCATAATgtcaaaaatgataattttaattattagacatcagaaacaattattttaatagttaaaagatgattattttaataatcatcTTTAGTACTAAGTCAAGTTAAAATTCATTTAGATTGAGACCGAACCAATCAATGACCATCAACCGAATTAACCGACTCAATTAGAATTAGGCAATTAGCTGTTAGCTGATCACAAATAACTGTTCTCTATTGCAAATATTTTTAGACAACAACATCATGTGAATTTACAAAATTGAAAACCGCTCTAACATGCATAAATATCAgacaaataaaagtaaatttgttttagtacataatgtttataaatgacaaaaaaaaaaaaaaatgtacaatgtaccCTTTGGTTTGCGTTGCAACCTTTCCTTTCCTCCCAATAATCCCACAGTACAGGACCGAGTCATTTACAGTTGCCTTAGCCCCCAAATTATTTAAGgcttaaaattttgtatatatttttttaaaaaatatatattaattattaatttgaattattatatatgaaaaaaacattatattttgaaagtatACAAATTTTAcgtaattattgtaattaaataattatcatgtataataaatttattaatttttaaaataattatcctaaagtaatttaaacggtaatatataattgaatgatagtgtaattttacattctcaatacatatgcattaaatttattacatgttattatttttattagtaaggctacaattttaaaattacattaattgaACAATTGAAAGCTTCGAACCAATATGAATTATGAAGAATGttgtattatttttgaaaatattttaagttgtaccaaatattataatatcaaagatttagatttatttttaaaaataaaaatattgcctGAAgtatagagaaaataaatttgtatttcactaaaaaaataatagttattttaaaaaaatgattatttttcaaatgtgtTAATTGTTTTTACAATGTTATTTGGTAATACctataattattgttattgttgaaagttgtttttcaaaattaaaactattaaaaatttctttatattaactatgttaaaagataaattaaatgttttgtatggttttataaattgatagtaaaaatttagaaacacttcattatataattttgaatagtaattttgtaattgataaaaaaaatgagattgaacaaattatattcaattaatctttaaatatatCATGCCACGGTATGTGTGTAATAGTGCATCTCACGATAGGAGGACGATAAATTGGGGACTGATGATGAATGTATTGTGTAGTGTCCAATTGCAATTCAGCAATTGTGCTTGACTCGAGCGAGCCAGAGTGTAGACAAAGAAAAGGACGAGAGAGAATCTAGGAGCAGAAGAaaatatagtaataataaaagtaCAATCAAGTTAAAGTGAAAACATCAATGGAGGAACCGCACGAACCAGACCAGACATGTGGGCCCACACTGCCTAATGCCCTTTCCCCTTCTCTCTCACACTTCCATCAGCATTCCCACCTAACCGTCCCGTTTATCatactcttcttctttttctgccCTCAAAACTATTCAATTCCCTTCTAATTCTTCCACTACCCCTTTTCGTTATTCTTCTTCAATTCTcccaaaaatcatatttttacacTCCGAGTGGTTTTTCAGCTTGTGGGTCGATGTCAACTGTGTCAAAAGATGACAACTTGGCGCTTTCTTCGGAGGACTCTTCATGCCCAGAAGAGTCTGAGCTTGAATTGGGTCTTGGGTTGAGCCTCTCCTCTGGCTCTTCATCAAAATCTCATCACCACCATCATGCTAGAATTTACACTGCTAAGGATTTTCCTTCTtctgcagcagcagcagcagcagcagcagcagcatcaTCATcaccttcctcttcttcttcctctcccaaCAACATCACTGCTGGCACCAAGAGAGCTGCTGCTGATTCTCTTGTTGCCAATAACCGTCCCAGGTATCTATCATCTTTTTCTTATCttaatttactcttttttttttacctatgtGGTTATGTTGTCTTGCTTTGAAATTGAATAGGTTACCTTAGTTCTTTGTTAGTACAATAGTTTTATGATTTGATCTTGTTGAATTTTTTATCTGATGTGGAATTATGCATTTTGGGTTTTGTGCTGCTGTCTAAAATTCGTTCCTTTTAATTTGTGAGTTTGTGAATCACATGGTGGTACTTACCCGATGGAATTCAATTTGCTTGACTGAGTTTGGAAAGCTCAATGACTAAACGAGTTAATAGAATATAACCTAACTAGATGTtgtatttttctaatattaGTATCTTATTATGAGGTTaccttttaaaacaattttgccCTTTGAGAATTCGATTTGTATTGCTACAATCCGTAGGGGGGGGTTGGTAATAGTTACGGTGAAGAGGAATGGTTGTGGTATTTAAAAGTGAGTATTTGTGTGTTTATGATGATCTAGATTCACTTGGTTTCATACATGTTGGAgaattttatatcataattctCAACGTTGGAGTCTTTCATTCTTGTGACTCTGAAGAGAAAGATTGCTATGATCTTCCTTGAACGTAACTGAAACTAAACATATTGACTTTTATATTGAATTCCATTGATGAATGTACAATCTAAAAAATGTAATCTAATGCATGCTTAAGAGATTCCTGAGTTTCCTTATAGTTAGCAACTTTAAAAGAATAAGGCAATTTATATAGTCAGGATCAGAATTAGAATCAGCAGTGGAAGATGAAAGAGGGCTAAACTTCTATTTTCTTAGAGAATGTTTTTAACATCATGAAAATTGAATGTGTGATTTTGAAGAGGATTTGGTATAATCCCTGCCCCGAACTGCAGTACATAGTTCAGCTTGTGTAAAAAACTATGCCCTAACTGCAATACATAATTCAGCTTGTGTAAAAAC encodes the following:
- the LOC114370092 gene encoding mitochondrial import receptor subunit TOM9-2-like is translated as MASRRGGVSLPERPSNNSGSVLAKISRSSIVTRGKEAAVDAAFVAKKLLRSTGKAAWIAGTTFLVLVVPLIVEMDREQQLNDLELQQASLLGTPAPK
- the LOC114370930 gene encoding uncharacterized protein LOC114370930, with translation MNPKVKVRVPEQEEELVHPENNSGTWMFSKLIELLYFKEEKNQNQNECPPSISESTKACTQHVIMRSTPSTKGLFKSIKRVGESPKVNARACSVIRPRAVLSSPENDGLIGSINDLNNSVSSARRKNDAKVKIEGQAKVLSIQVKEGKYSDKEECEAFNKGKTPSKVHVRNF